Part of the Phoenix dactylifera cultivar Barhee BC4 unplaced genomic scaffold, palm_55x_up_171113_PBpolish2nd_filt_p 000265F, whole genome shotgun sequence genome is shown below.
TTGTAGCCTGTTGCATCTTGGCCGCCCATGCTTCCTTCTTTGGGGGTCATTCCATGCTTGCTCTTGCGCGtggatgcatgacacttgtcTTGGTCTGCTTTCTTTGGGGATCTTTTCATGTTTGCTCTCTTGCTTGCGCGTGGATGCTTGACACTTGGCCGTTGACCAAATCAAAGCAGACGCAGGCCAAAAGAAGCAGAAAGCCCGTTGCCgcggaatttgaattcaaattttgaatttgaattccaattttgaatttggaggaaaggtttgaaatatttaatttaattcaacaatccccacataaattaaatatttaaatgatttaaaaatcaaaaaaaagtgctgagtatcttatattatgtaataggtataggtacctttcggtttgaacattcacttagtgacaattgattacctcTGTGGATCCAAGGTGGACTATGCCTTGAACCTTGGTCCATAGCTCAGATTtcatcaacagcacacataatatagcgtgAACAATGCTCGAAGCGGGTTGCGCCTTACggccatgcgcaggtatctcTTCATGTGTGTTATTAGGGAATAGCCCACTTTCCACAGTCGCGGCCTCATGACTACACATATAGGTTAATCCTTAAAAGGGTACGAGCAAGTAGGTACCCTGCCTCATGGGTCTCGGATTCATTAAGAGTAAAAACTCAACCTAACCCTTGCTTTTTATGAGCATTGTTGCCTTAGGGATGGGAAAACAAATAGTGCTCCTCATTAGTCACTTATCTggcttgtttctacccattgaaccttttcagGTTGGGTTATCACCGTGGTGACTTTACTTATGGGCTTAGCCCCATCTTCCTCGACAACTCTAGAATTACTGTTCTAGACAATCCTTTGGTAAGTTGATCAACTAGATTCTTTTTGGATCTTACAAAATTTAGTACAATCaagttattctttaatttgtatctcaatgatttatggtgcactttcaagtgcctattcattttcacatttgcattttCTTGATTTCATTTATCTATAGCAGATCTGCAATCACAATGAATAGATATAGAAGGTAATGGTGAAGTCACAAGAGATAAGTCTACCAATAGATCATTTATCTAAGCCACTCAGCCTCAATGCTAGTGGTATCTAGGGCAATTATTTCAGATTCCATGGTGCTCCTAGCCACTACAGTTTGTTTGGTATACTTCTATGATACAACTGCACCTCCTAAAAGGAAGACAAAATCAGTGGTGGATTTGGTGTCAACCGTATCACTGATTCAGTTGGCATTATTATAGCCTTCCAGAACAGCAGGATAACCACAATAGTATAATCCCAGAGATATGGTACCCTTAAGGTACCGGAGAATTCTTTCTAGAGCGGTCCAATGATCATTATTAAGGTTGTGAGTATATCTACTCAGTCAGTTCACAGAGTATGCAATATCAGGTCTGGTATAATTTGCAAAAAATCCTAGAGAACCAATGATCTGGGCATACAAGCTTTGATTGACTGGatcacctaagttcttctttagatgaagagatggattataGGGATTAGATACAGGATGACAATCAAAGTAGTGAAACTTTTTAAgaatcttctccacatagtggcTTTGGGACAAAGTTATTCCATCTTCATTCCTTATGATTTTAGTATTTAGGATTAGGTTTGCTTctcctaaatctttcatattaaattttagagataaagattgttttacttcattaataatttctaagtctgttccaaaaattaggatatcatctacatatagacataagattataattttgttattcttttttttataatatacacattcatctgtgttattaattttaaatccatTAGTTAAGATTAATTCATCAAATTTAAGGTGCCATTGTttgggggcttgttttagaccataaagagatctaatCAACCTACATACCTTTTTCTCTTGACTTGGGACAATGAAACCTTCGTATTGGTCCATGTAGATCTCTTCATCTAGGTTTTCATTCAAGAAagcagttttaacatccatttgatgtataACCAGCTTATGAATGGAAGCTAAGGCAATAAGGATCCTAATGGTAGTGATTCTAGCTAGAAgggcataaacatcaaagaagtcAATCCCAGATTTTTGAGTAAAACCTTTGGCTACTAACCTAGCCTTGTATTTATCTACAGTTCCATctggcctaagtttcttcttaaagatccatttacaccctatgggtttacttCCTAGGGGTAGGTCTGCCAATTCCCAAGTGTGGTTTTGAACTATGAATTGTATTTCATTATCTATTGCTTCTTTTCAGAAAGGGGCATCTAAAGATTTGATGGCATCCTCTAAAGAAGTAGGGgagtcttctattaggaatGTGTAGTAGTCTTCTTCAAAGTTATTTTCAATTTTAGTTCTTTTACTTCTCCTAGGttcagtttcttcttcttcctctctaaaTCTGGTTCTGCTTGAACCAATCCCTAAATTATTATTGGTATTTATTTGATCatttatccttgttttaaagaaaaatatactTTCAAAGTAGATTGCATCTCTTGCTTTCATTATGGTGTTGTtattaatttcatttttttttagagttaaacactaaaaatctattagcattactctcaattgcatatcctataaatattgcatctactgttttgggtccaattttctttcttttattttctaaaatttttactttaactaagcacccccacacttttaagtattttaagttaggtcttctatgtttttagatTTCATATGGGGTTTTATCATTATGTTTGAATGGAATTCTATTCAAGATATAAGATGCAGTTACTAGTGCCTCCCTCCAAAGATTTTCTAGTGCACCTGAACTAATTAGCATagagttaaccatatccattaaggttctattctttctttcagctACTCCATTAGATTGGGGTGAATAGGGAGCTGTCACTTCATAAATTATCCCATGTTCTTCACAGAACTGGGTCAGCTCAAATAAGATATATTCACCTCCTCTATCAGACCTTAaggttttaatctttttatctagTTAGTTTTCAGCCTCTGCTTTATAGACTTTGAAGTTATTTAATATCTCCTTTTTAGCTTTAATAAGATAAAGGTGACAGTATCTAGAAAGGTCATCTAAACTTCAGGTAtgaaggaaacagacctgaTAGCAGTCCCAGAGGAGTCAGCCCCACAGGTCACCATGTTGGCCTGGGCGCCAGAAGTGGCAAGACCCTTACTTCTAGGTTGACGAGGAGTAGGATTTTTCCCTAAGGCGATGTTGTTCTTCAATCCTAATAGAATTTAAGACTTGAGTTAGAGACATAGCTCTTTGGGTGTGGCTCAAAGTCTTGGTAAAGTCTGACCAGGTAGAGAAAAGTTTGTCTATGATACAGGCAACTTGGAAAGACTCATCTAGGTGGGTTCCATTTGCCTAGAGTTGAAGAATCAGGATTTCATATTCATGGATTTGATCATTCATAGGTTTGGAATCAACAAATTTAAACTTGCTAAAGACAGAGGCTTTGAATCTCTTTTACCTGGCATCATTaagtccatatttattttctagGGTATCCGAGAGATTCTTGGCACTCTTAGCtatataataaatatcataaagcctACCAGAAAGGGCTCCTAGGTTTCTATGAAGATAGTGGTAGTTGGTTTCTTCTGGAGTCATAGTGGAGGAGGTAAaggaagcagcagcagcagtttgGGAAGAGGAAGGAGCAGGGTTTGGGTTGCGGCGAGTAGCAGGTCGTGAAGCAGATGGGTTAGATCCATTACTGACTTCAGTAGTGCTCTCACCAATGGCTGAGATCGAGCCTAGGGTGGTGAGCTAGAACCACATTTGATTCTGCCACCTTCTAAAGTTTTGACCATCAAACTTTTTAGGTTTAGCACTAAGGTTTTTAGATGTGTGGGAAGCCATTGATTTGTAGCTTAACACAGTTTTGACACCCGTGAAAAATGAGAAGGTATATATCAAATTATTCCACTGATATCTATTTTGAACTTTGGATATCTAGTTGAAAAGTCCAAAGaataatagccagatcagcttcagatcggtggtggagcacttggctcacttaagtaccaacctttcttaggcacgtaggcctttttgacaagcttttcttagacaccattATTCAATAGATAATTTCACTAGATATCGTTCAATTTCATCCTAAGTGCAATATTAAGCTAGCTCCTATTAATTAACCAATTTTTGAATTTCCGTTTGAATGAAATCTGGAAATTACTCCGtaaggagtccaaatggaggtattaaTAAATCTCTTGGAGGTTAGGCAATCTAATATTTTGCTTGAAAAATTAAGCACTACAGTGAAGCTAGCAAAAATGTGTAATAGCTAAAATATACTAAATTCTATGATTTGATACAAATACTAATTTTGAATATGATAATGAGATTCAATGATTTTTGGAGATTGATCTGTGATATCATACCAAGATTGTGCATGCAATATGTGGCAGTTATGATATCATACCAAGATTGTGCATGCAATATATGACAATTGTGATATCATACCAAGATTATGCATGCAATATGTGGTAATTGTGATATCATACCAAGATTATGCATGCAATATGTGGTAAAATGTATAATAAATGTTGCAATTTAAAATCTAGTACTAATAGTACATAAACTTTTCTGGATTGTTaacctagatgcacaaatataattgataaattaataattaaatatttctaatattcaaaaaaattaaataagaagaataaactagcaaataattaacttgacaatagaataataaataaaaaaatgaaataagatggtctgtggatcgaagcacgctgaCGCGTTGTCCCAGGAAAGTTAGAGATATGACGATTCAGTACAGAACCACGTCTTTTCCTTCAATGCGCctctaagaaagaaagaagagcatgTTCACACttgcagatagctcaaaagaaactcagaaaaataattaaaattatgaggagaagagaattttttttctccccaatgatccctagagccctttttatataggctcttggaatagggagaagagaaatttttcattatcttgaaatgatccctagagccctttatataggctcaagCGCGTCAAAATAAGCAAAATCTTCTCCCGTGGATTGATGACATGtcttcttgtgcttctttgatcctgtagcctgttgcatcttggccgcccatgcttccttccttcttggGGGGCCATTTCATGCTTGCTCTTGCGCGtggatgcatgacacttgtTTTGGCCTGCTTTCTTTGGGGATCTTTCCATGTTTGCTCCCTTGCTTGCGCGCGGATGCTTGACACTTGGCCGTTGACCAAGTCAAAGCAGACGCAGGCCAAAAGAAACAGAAAGCCCGTTGACgcggaatttgaattcaaattttgaatttgaattccaattttgaatttggagGAAAGGCTCGTTGACGCGGAATTTGaactcaaattttgaatttgaattccaattttgaatttggaggaaaggtttaaaatatttaatttaattcaacagCCTTTTCTCAAATATATATGTTGAGCCATGCCAATAACCGACTAGTCCGATTCAGTACGCCTCAAATCAGCCGATTCGGCACAGTTCAGTAATTCTTACTTTTTTATGTATTTGTgtgtgcgagagagagagagagaaccaatGGAAGTGCCACCTATCCCAAATTTGTGAAGCTTTTAACTTTGAATCCCTTCCTGGCACATGCATTGAGGATAGGAGTGCCAATCATCAGACCTCAAGTCCCAATGACTAATAATCGTTAATCATTTATCATCACTTTATGGCTTAATAAAATGGCATAAatgctcctccctctctctttgtaTCTAAGCTCTTGTTTCAATTAGAGGTGATCCAAGTTCCATTTTCACTAAGTTCTAACAATTATTGTCTAGAAGTGGGCTCAGGCTGGCCCGAGGCTTATCAAGCCAGGCTGACTTCGGGTTGGGCTATGGGCTAGGGCTCAAAAGAGTTCGGATCAGGTTTGGGTTTAAATCTAGAGCCCATATATATTTTGGGTCGGGCTCAGGTATATCCTTAGCCCGGCCTCGGCCCGGCTCGTGCTCAAGCCCAAGCCTAGACAAGGCTCGAAACTAAGCCCAAACTTAGGCCCAAAGCCCAAAATCATTTCCAAAACAGTTATTGTCACCTgcaaagagaaaaggaaaaatggtaGTTTTAATCAAGTTTGTACCATTTATTAGGAACAAATAAAACCTTCCATTAAGCACTGGCAATTCCTTATAGTGCACTTGTTCTACTCCAAGAGGGCACCATTAAAGTATGAAAACTTGGCATGTTGATTGATTACTAACTGTGACTGGATTGCTTGGACTGATTCCAGTCTAAGATTTGACTGCTTGAGGAAGGCAGCTTAGTTATAGTTGATTTTCCGTCATCCATTTCGAAGTAGAAAATTATCAAAGCTGCAGTTCATCTGCAGTAAAATTGAAAAGAGGATATTGATAAGCTCCTGTACAATATGAAAGTAGATCATTAAATTCTGTGATCCAAGGCAACATTTTATTTGCTCTTGTTTAACCTGTGATTGatattttctttccattttgatGAAAGCTATGCAGGTTTCTGTATATTATCACAAGTGAATTTACTTTTTCATTCCTAAATTCGTACTTTATGTTTCCTATACTGATgtccatttgattatttgaatatTTAATGTTTCCCAGGGTGGCACTCATATTTCTGGTTATCTTTCTTGCCACTAATAGTAAGTACAATGAACCATTGTAATTAGCACCAGTTGTCTATGAATAGCTCTTCTCAGGCTGAATGTGCACTAGTTCACTTCGGGTTGCAACCTGGAGTGCTTAACTAAGCTTCTGGGTTCTGACTGAATTGTGTGCATAAGCTGTTAGATTAACTTCAATGATGTTAAGAGTACCATGCTAATCAATGATGTGGGAAATTTCAGCTTCTTCTTGCTGTGGGTACAAAGCTGGAGCACATTATTACTCGTTTGTCTCAAGAGGCTGCAGAGAAACCTGCTGATGAGCAGGAAGCACCAAGAGTGAAGCCATCTGATCACCTTTTCTGGTTTCATCGGCCTGGCATCGTCCTTTACTTAATCCATTTCATCTTATTTCAGAATTCCTTTGAGATTGCATTCTTCTTCTGGATCTGGGTAAGTAAATTTGAGACAAAAGTGTAAACATCAAATGCCATTTTTGGTCACTAATTTATCTTGGTATGCAGAGCACCTATGGCTTTGACTCCTGCATCATGGAAAAAATTGGTTATATCATTCCCAGACTCATTATAGGGTAATAACTGCGTCATCTACTTCTCTATTTCATTCTAGTTTCTCAtgaatgttagatttaggataTAGTATTGGTTGGCTCCATTCTGAgtgctcttctctctctctcttttttttttttaaaaaaaaaaagagcaatatAGAGGCAAGCCACCTCAGAGTCCTCTCTATTTTTACCTATCATTGCTATTCAGTATAATGCATAGATGCTGCTAATTCCCTGATTGAACATACTATTTCCAAGTCCCCCACACTGTTGTTTTAACTGATGATGAGATTGATCGCTTCAACAGTGTGATGGTTCAAGTGCTTTGCAGCTATAGCACTCTTCCTCTGTATGCTATTGTCACCCAGGTAAGATCTTGcatccctttcttttccagactTTCCTATACTCAGTGCCTCCATCCATGTACTTATTCATGGTTGTATATATTTGAATGATGAAGATGGGTGACATGTTTAAAAAAGCTATATTTGATGTGCACTTGAGATTGACCCTGCATGGTTGGGCCGAGggtgcaaggaaaagaaagaggccGGGTATTTCTTCATTTCTAAATAAGTTTAGCTCCAAAAGCAAGAGACAAGACAAGTCTGGCAATGAGGTCCAGATGCAGAAGATGGCCTCTGAAGCCTCTGCAGGTTTTCAAAATGCCCAACCAGGAATTGTTGCATCACCAGTTGAGCATTCAGAAAACACAAGCAGTCTAGAAATGACATCAATTGTGGAAGAGAGCTTGTAGCATCATTTGTCACTTAATATCAGGGAAGTTAGCAGTCGcgtgatattttttttcctttaatgtTATATATGTTAAAATAAGTTACTAGTAGAGCCATGACATTGCCAGTGGGATTTCCGTGTTGTTCTTATAAAAATCAGTCTTTCTAATTGGATCTTGAGATGACAACTGGTCAGTTGAGCGACTATATTATTAAGTTTTCACCAATCCAGGCTTCCAGCAGTCATCTTTCCTTGCTTTCTATTGTTCTGAATATGCATCACGGGGAACTCCCCGACTAAATATTGATATTTGTGATTCGGCTTGTTGCCGAACTACAAAAGCTTCAGGGATGCACAGGATCTCCTCTTGTGATTTGGAGCCACCAAACTCAGCTTCTGAATCTCCGCTTTATTAGGCGGCAGTGCCAGTTGTTGGCAATCACATATTGCATTCAAGGGTGTGACGAAGCACTTGCAATGTAAATCAGATATGCTGAATTGTGaaatatgtgcataaaaatGGAAGGCTTTATGGCGGACAGATACCAAACAATTGCATTGTCACTACCATTCTTCTTTTACCTTGTAGGTAGAGAAAGTTCATTCAGATGATAAGAAGATACAAGAGAGGAAACAAATACTAGACCAAGGTTTATTATGCCGGTATATACTACCCATCCGGCGTATAGTACCATACCATTGCTGAAGGTAGACTCAATACAGGAGGCAAAATTTTGGTACGCTGAACCGACCCCGTACCGAACAATACTGCATAGTGTACCACAATGGTACCGGTATGAGATTCGATGGTGTGCTTTGTATTAAACAGTATCGAAACTTAAATTTTATCATCTGAATGTAATATATAGCAAAATTTGCTATCTCAACCTAATTATGGGCAAAGCCATCATTTTAAGATGCTTGATCGAGCAAAGTTAGggaattttcatgaatgttaccAAATCACATTTGTTGAATCTCCCTCCGTCATAATTCATATGGAATGCCCGACATTGACACATGGATATTTCAGCAACAAGAAAAGCAGCCTTCCTGAACTTGAGAAATTGCATTCTTCTAACTGCCCTAAATATCAAGCCTCAAAATCTAGTTGTCCTAGGGATACTTGTCAAGATTTATATTTCTGCTTTTGGTCAAGATTCTGCATTTGTCAAGATTTGTATTATTGCTTTTGATAGAGATGCATCATCTCTTTGCAGCTTCAAAAACTTCTAGGAATAGtttgtcttttgctgacttttaAACAGCAAAGCAGACCTCATTGTGCTACTAAACACGTGGTGCCTTTTGTTTGGAATGGTTCAAACAGTAGCCCAAAAGCAATCAACACTGgaagcattattcatcatttaagCTTCCTCCCAACTCTAGTAAAAATCTGCTTAGCCACTTGCATATTTATTAACAAGAGATCAAGTAAAgccaccaaaaagaaaaaaaaattgtactgGAGTGGCTTATCACCATTATTCCATATCAACATCCACGATGGATGGGAGGTGACCAAACATGAGGTAGAATATTATCATTTCCCCCGCAAAATATGAGCAACTGACACACTCTCCTTGAGACCTCATTGCTCACCATGTTCTCAGGAACCATAGATCTCTCAAAGGCATCTTAAAGATGCCGACAGCTTTCTTGAGATGAGGTACCGAGTAAAATCCTTCAGCTGTTCAAGCTGATCATCTGATTGTAGTAAACTATTTGATGAAAGATCAGCAGAAGCTATTGAATTCATTGCATTTTGGTAAGGTTCCTTCTGCTGGCTAAAAGAGCATCTTAAACTTCAAGCACAATGCAGTCATCTAGCAGCAGTTGGCGCCACCAAATACAATCTTTGAAATTTATTGCAACCCATGTGAGAAAATATGGGTTTCAGCAATGCTTTAATATCACCAATAATCCTTGAATGAACAAAGGCCACCCTTGAAATGGTGAAAATGGATCTTCATCTGATATCTCACAAGAATTTGTTGTGCATGTAATTTTGACACATGCTTTATAAATAAATGGCAGTCACAATCCCCACATAACTGTAGGTTCCTCACAATTCTTATTGTTGACAGAAGTACAGCCCTTAGCAAGGCAAATGCTAAAGCAAGCTTCTTGTTGTGCCTCAAAAGCCAAGTCTCTTTATCTTCCTCGCCTAAATCTAACAGAACATCTTCAGTCACTGGGAAAATCCTTCATGTCTTAGCTTTCTCCCGATTTCATCTAGCTAGGAATATATCATGCTGGCCTCTGGATGGGAACAATCTCCTGCAACAAACTCATAAGCAACTCCATCTAATTCAACCCAACTAGACTCTGGTTCAATCCTGATGTCACTATGCTTCAATAAAATCCTCATATTTTGAGGCATCATCCCATCTACTGGCAGCAGCACAGATATTAGATAGTACAACACAGTAACCAGATTGCTGATGCTCTAGTTtgagaacttgactcctcacttcaTCTACAATTCCGATCTCTATGTGAATCCTACAAGTACCAAGAAGGCACCCAATACCATCACATCTGGCTCCATTGTCATGCTTCTCACGATCCCTTCTGCCTCTTCCAACAACCATGCCCGAATCAACAAATCAACTATGCAACCATAATGCTTCATCTCAGGCTGAACCCCATAAACttttgacatattcacaaagtaCCTGCACCCTTCATCCGCCAACCCACTGTGAGTATATGCAGTTAACATCCCCACAAAGGTTATGTCATTGGGCTTTGTCCCTGATCACTACATCAACTCAAAGGCTACAAGAGACTCACAAGCTGCCATATTAATCACTAACCCTATGATCGGAGCATTCCACCTAGAAATATTCTTTCTAGACAGTGCATGGAAGAGTTTAACAGCTGTCTCGATGCTTCCACACTTGGCATTCATATGAATCAATACCCTAGACTATAGTCATTATCCTAAGTCATCTGGTTCTTGTTGATGTAAGCACGGACCCACATCCCCCGATCCAAGGCTGCAGGATGTGGACAAGCTGAGAGCATATTGACCATTGTAACTTCAATGGGCTTTGCACTCTTCTCCAGTTACATCTTTTTAAAGAGGTGCAGTGCCTTCATGATTACTCTGCATAGCCCGAAATCATGCAGCTCCAAGAAACCACACCTCTTTCCGGCATTAGATCAAATAACTCCCTCACCAAATCCATATACCCATTCAAAGCATACACTGAAACCATCGAATTCCATGACATCACATTCCTAATTGGCATCTTGTCAAACAGCTTCCTTGCCAACAGCAACAACTCACGCCTTGCGAACGCGGACGCCATTGAATTCCAAGTCATGATGTTCCTCCCAACTGGCATTTTATCAAATAAGGATTGAGGTACGTCCAGCTCACCCTTCCCGGAATAATCCGAAATGATCGCTCTCCAAGATACCTCATTTTTCACCGGCATTTCATCAAAAAGCCGCCTGGCGACCTACATTCCCCCGGATTTCACGTACCCATCGACAATCGTGTTCCAAGAGACGATATCAAATGCTTCGGAGCCGAATCAAAGAGCTTCTGAGCCGAATCCATGACCTGACAAGAACAATACAAGCGGAGAAGAGTATTTACAGCATAGACATCGGATTAAAACCCGTGTTTCAGGGCCTGGGAGTGGGTCTGCTGGCCTTCTAAGACGAGACGGAGATTGGAGCTGGTTTGGCGAGAATAGGGAAGGAGAAGCGGTCGGGGAGGGAGCCACCGCCATGGTtgaggaggaaggagaaggcGGTGAGGTACTCGCAGGGGCGGCGGCCCCTACGGGAGAAGGCGTGGATGAGGAGGCTGTAGAGGAAGGCGGGAGAGGATGGGGGCAGCGGGGTGGCCTGCGGCGAGGGCGAGGGGGTTGGAGGCCGACGCCGGCGACGACGAGGCGGACGAGGAGGGGGCGGAGGTGGTGGGCGGCGCGGCAGGAGCGGAGGAGGGTCCGGACGAGGCGGGGTCGGGGGGCAGCGCTTTTGGAACTTTGGTTTGGCGGCAGGAGGTTGGATTGCTTTTGAGTTAACATCCAGTAAACCCATCATGTAAGGATCCGATAACTTATGCGGTCAGGTTTGGGTAATTTTAAGATCCGAAACTGACAAAAAGAAAGACGGTttgttattaaatttttttgcataaatatttttctaaaaattaaaacttacataaatattcttttaaaacttatatttatttcagtacttttataaaatactatttttacataaatgctcctaatataacaattcttctaacaccattaataaaaaccatatttattttaattaaaaataaataaaattttgaaattaattttttgtctTCCATCACGATCgccttataaattttttttcttcacatctacccattaaagatattttaggcattttaatttgaaatcgttaCTTTTTTTAACAGCGTTAGATGTCgtaggtacatatgcaaaaaataaagatgaaaaatgaataatagcaaaacaaatgtttgacgagggtatatatgcaaatatcaattttggaacaatattcatgta
Proteins encoded:
- the LOC103718945 gene encoding pentatricopeptide repeat-containing protein At4g02750-like — translated: MPVKNEVSWRAIISDYSGKGELDVPQSLFDKMPVGRNIMTWNSMASAFARRELLLLARKLFDKMPIRNVMSWNSMVSVYALNGYMDLVRELFDLMPERGTKPNDITFVGMLTAYTHSGLADEGCRYFVNMSKVYGVQPEMKHYGCIVDLLIRAWIHIEIGIVDEVRSQVLKLEHQQSGYCVVLSNICAAASRWDDASKYEDFIEA